In a genomic window of Variovorax paradoxus:
- a CDS encoding carbon-nitrogen hydrolase family protein, whose translation MKVAAIQMVSAIAREANLARAHDLLARAAAEGAELAVLPEYFCMMGARDTDKLALRETAGAGTVQGFLADAAREFGLWIVGGTLPIESHDADHVFNSSLAFSPEGKCVARYDKIHLFFFDNGRERFDERRVIAPGAEPVLFELPSRDGHAWRIGLSVCYDLRFPELYRALSRQGADLLLVPSAFTHTTGAAHWEVLLRARAIENLAWVVAPAQGGTHENGRRTWGQSLIVDPWGTVVAQQASEEGVVLFDIDTARLERARTQLPALSHRIL comes from the coding sequence ATGAAAGTCGCAGCCATCCAGATGGTGTCGGCCATCGCCCGCGAAGCCAACCTGGCCCGCGCGCACGACCTGCTCGCGCGGGCCGCCGCCGAGGGGGCCGAGCTCGCGGTGCTGCCCGAGTACTTCTGCATGATGGGCGCGCGCGACACCGACAAGCTGGCCTTGCGCGAGACCGCCGGCGCGGGCACGGTGCAGGGCTTCCTGGCCGACGCGGCGCGCGAGTTCGGCCTGTGGATCGTGGGCGGCACGCTGCCGATCGAGAGCCACGATGCCGACCACGTCTTCAACAGCTCGCTGGCCTTCTCGCCCGAGGGCAAGTGCGTGGCGCGCTACGACAAGATCCACCTGTTCTTCTTCGACAACGGCCGCGAACGCTTCGACGAGCGCCGCGTGATCGCGCCGGGCGCCGAGCCGGTGCTGTTCGAGCTGCCCTCGCGCGACGGCCATGCGTGGCGCATCGGCCTGAGCGTGTGCTACGACCTGCGCTTTCCCGAGCTCTACCGCGCGCTCTCGCGCCAGGGCGCCGACCTGCTGCTGGTGCCCAGCGCCTTCACCCACACCACGGGCGCCGCGCACTGGGAGGTGCTGCTGCGCGCGCGCGCCATCGAGAACCTGGCCTGGGTGGTCGCGCCCGCGCAGGGCGGCACGCACGAGAACGGCCGCCGCACCTGGGGCCAGTCGCTGATCGTCGATCCCTGGGGCACGGTGGTCGCGCAGCAGGCGAGCGAGGAGGGCGTGGTGCTGTTCGACATCGACACCGCCCGGCTCGAGCGCGCGCGCACGCAGCTGCCCGCGCTGTCGCACCGCATCCTGTAG